In a genomic window of Amycolatopsis japonica:
- a CDS encoding ArsR/SmtB family transcription factor — translation MTATGPSGDELLRLLGALANPHRLRIVAALRAERAYVSQLARELGISRALLQLHLRKLEAAGLVSAALELSEDGKAMKFYEVKPFLVELSPDTIAAAAPTLSTPAPGDEGERS, via the coding sequence ATGACCGCCACCGGACCGTCCGGCGACGAGCTGCTGCGGCTGCTGGGGGCGCTGGCGAATCCGCACCGGCTGCGGATAGTCGCAGCACTGCGTGCGGAGCGCGCGTATGTCAGCCAGCTGGCGCGGGAGCTCGGCATCAGCCGGGCGTTGCTGCAGCTCCACCTGCGCAAACTGGAGGCGGCCGGGCTCGTGTCGGCCGCACTGGAGCTGTCGGAGGACGGGAAGGCGATGAAGTTCTACGAGGTGAAACCGTTCCTGGTCGAGCTGAGCCCGGACACCATCGCCGCCGCGGCACCGACGCTGAGCACACCGGCACCGGGTGACGAGGGGGAACGATCGTGA
- a CDS encoding GNAT family N-acetyltransferase: MIVIEDLATRPELREPALGLGGVGGEFLQYGLAGLLAKSSHLAARWPEYFLVLLEDGVPVARTAAVPVGFPTAERPELPDHGWDAALIWAAEDLLSSRETNTLIALEVMVAPGRRGGGLATKALEALKKRASETGMRKLVVPVRPAGKENEPGLSFEDYIARRRADGLPEDPWLRTHERLGARFRKVAPFAMTVTGTFAQWKAWTGVELQDGLTAVPGGIAPVLASSALDVGVYTEPNVWLEHLVDEGSTC, encoded by the coding sequence ATGATCGTGATCGAAGACCTGGCCACCAGGCCCGAACTGCGCGAGCCCGCGCTCGGCCTCGGCGGCGTCGGCGGCGAATTCCTCCAGTACGGTCTGGCCGGACTGCTGGCGAAGTCGTCCCACCTGGCCGCCCGCTGGCCGGAATACTTCCTCGTGCTGCTGGAAGACGGCGTTCCCGTGGCGAGAACCGCCGCCGTCCCGGTCGGCTTCCCGACCGCCGAACGCCCGGAACTGCCGGACCACGGCTGGGACGCCGCCCTGATCTGGGCCGCGGAAGACCTGCTGAGCTCCCGTGAGACGAATACGTTGATCGCACTCGAAGTGATGGTCGCGCCAGGCCGCCGTGGTGGCGGCCTGGCCACAAAAGCGTTGGAAGCGTTGAAAAAACGCGCTTCGGAAACAGGGATGCGCAAACTCGTCGTGCCGGTCCGCCCGGCTGGGAAGGAGAACGAACCAGGACTGTCCTTTGAGGACTACATCGCCCGCCGTCGCGCGGACGGGCTGCCGGAGGATCCGTGGCTGCGCACGCATGAACGGCTCGGCGCCCGGTTCCGGAAAGTGGCGCCGTTCGCGATGACGGTCACCGGCACCTTCGCCCAGTGGAAGGCGTGGACCGGCGTCGAACTCCAGGACGGTCTCACGGCCGTGCCGGGCGGGATCGCGCCGGTGCTCGCTTCCTCGGCGCTGGACGTCGGCGTCTACACGGAGCCGAACGTCTGGCTCGAGCACCTGGTAGACGAAGGCAGCACCTGCTAG
- a CDS encoding phytoene desaturase family protein, whose amino-acid sequence MSVDVSVVGSGPNGLAAAVLLVRAGLTVEVHEAAEEIGGGTRTVSLFDDEVRHDICATGHPLAAASPFFRWFGLAEHGVDLLRPEIAYAHPLGGDRAGLAYEDLDRTCDALGVDGPRWRRLLGPLAERSRELADLLLGDLRHPPRDPRAAALLPARIALLASGSERRLFAGPEAPALLAGVSAHVMSRQPSLAAAGATLLLSHLAHSTGWPIARGGSRTITEALAADLRARGGRIHTGSRITDLRRLAKSRTVILDIAPRGFLDIASGLLPPRYRKALEAYRYGPGAAKVDFLVSEPVPWAAPGVGKAGTVHLGGTRDEVYAAENAIVRGEDPDDRFVLVSDPMAIDPSRGLPGKRPVWAYCHVPHGDPRDVTELVRRRIERFAPGFSDTILASRCVTAPELEAYNANYPGGDVAAGAVNLRQVLGRPVARWNTHRTPLGGVFLCSAATAPGPGVHGMGGWYAAKAVLGRDFERVIQEPRGRTSPVS is encoded by the coding sequence ATGTCGGTCGACGTGTCGGTGGTCGGTTCCGGACCGAACGGGCTCGCGGCGGCGGTGCTGCTGGTCAGGGCGGGGCTGACGGTCGAAGTGCACGAAGCGGCCGAAGAGATCGGCGGTGGGACGCGCACGGTTTCGCTGTTCGACGACGAGGTCCGGCACGACATCTGCGCCACCGGACATCCGCTGGCCGCGGCGTCTCCTTTCTTCCGTTGGTTCGGCCTCGCCGAGCACGGTGTCGACCTTCTGCGGCCGGAGATCGCGTACGCGCATCCTCTCGGCGGTGACCGGGCCGGTCTCGCGTACGAAGATCTCGACCGGACCTGTGACGCCCTCGGCGTGGACGGCCCCCGGTGGCGCCGTCTGCTGGGTCCGCTGGCCGAACGCAGCCGTGAACTGGCCGATCTCCTGCTCGGAGACCTTCGCCATCCGCCTCGCGACCCGCGCGCCGCGGCCCTCCTCCCGGCCAGGATCGCGCTGCTCGCGTCCGGTTCGGAACGCCGCTTGTTCGCCGGCCCGGAAGCGCCCGCGCTGCTCGCCGGGGTTTCCGCGCACGTGATGAGCCGCCAGCCCTCACTCGCGGCGGCCGGTGCGACACTGCTGCTCAGCCACCTCGCGCACTCGACGGGCTGGCCGATCGCCCGCGGCGGAAGCCGGACGATCACCGAGGCGCTCGCCGCCGATCTCCGCGCCCGCGGCGGACGGATCCACACCGGAAGCAGGATCACCGATCTGCGGCGACTGGCGAAGTCGCGCACGGTGATCCTCGACATCGCCCCGCGCGGTTTCCTCGACATCGCCAGCGGGCTGTTGCCGCCGCGCTACCGGAAGGCGCTCGAGGCCTACCGCTACGGACCCGGCGCGGCGAAGGTCGATTTCCTGGTGTCCGAACCGGTTCCGTGGGCGGCGCCGGGGGTCGGCAAGGCGGGCACCGTCCATCTCGGAGGCACACGAGACGAGGTGTACGCCGCTGAAAACGCCATCGTGCGCGGAGAAGATCCGGACGACCGGTTCGTGCTCGTGTCGGATCCGATGGCGATCGACCCGTCCCGCGGGTTGCCGGGCAAGCGGCCGGTGTGGGCGTATTGCCATGTGCCGCATGGGGATCCGCGAGACGTCACCGAGCTCGTCCGGCGGCGCATCGAACGGTTCGCGCCCGGCTTCTCCGACACGATCCTGGCGAGCCGTTGCGTCACCGCGCCGGAACTGGAGGCCTACAACGCGAACTATCCCGGTGGCGACGTCGCGGCCGGCGCGGTGAATCTGCGGCAGGTACTCGGGCGGCCGGTCGCCCGATGGAATACGCACCGGACGCCGCTCGGCGGTGTCTTCCTGTGTTCGGCAGCGACGGCACCGGGCCCCGGCGTGCACGGGATGGGCGGCTGGTACGCCGCGAAAGCCGTGCTGGGGAGGGATTTCGAGCGGGTGATTCAGGAACCGCGGGGTCGTACGAGTCCCGTTTCGTAG
- a CDS encoding DUF2786 domain-containing protein, with product MPDHDTLLARVRKLLAKAEDPAVTEAEAESYNTKAAELIARYGIDQALLAASGATADEITQIKIPIDNPYSRDKAGLLTNIAHPLRCRALLHRLGQSVTAVTVFGFRSDLERTELLYTSLLLQATTQLTRVRPENRVFAGESLAAYRRTWLHGFSGAVYERLRNSEDTAARTHTATAGHRSAELVIQDRTAMVKQAYDEQYGDLRSAPPRRLSGSGYLDGHSAGERANLNTTGITGRRRALPVR from the coding sequence ATGCCCGACCATGACACGCTGCTCGCGCGCGTCCGGAAACTCCTCGCGAAGGCGGAGGACCCGGCGGTCACCGAGGCCGAAGCCGAGTCGTACAACACCAAGGCCGCCGAACTGATCGCCCGGTACGGCATCGATCAGGCCTTGCTGGCCGCCTCCGGGGCGACCGCCGACGAGATCACCCAGATCAAGATCCCGATCGACAACCCGTACAGCCGGGACAAGGCGGGCCTGCTCACGAACATCGCGCATCCGCTGCGCTGCCGGGCCCTGCTGCACCGGCTCGGCCAATCGGTCACCGCGGTGACGGTGTTCGGTTTCCGCTCCGATCTGGAGCGGACGGAACTGCTGTACACGAGCCTGCTGCTGCAGGCGACCACCCAGCTGACCAGGGTCCGCCCGGAGAACCGGGTGTTCGCGGGCGAATCGCTGGCCGCGTACCGGCGGACGTGGCTGCACGGATTCTCCGGCGCGGTCTACGAACGGCTCCGCAACAGCGAGGACACCGCGGCCCGGACCCATACGGCCACCGCCGGTCACCGCTCGGCCGAACTGGTGATCCAGGATCGGACGGCGATGGTCAAACAGGCGTACGACGAGCAATACGGCGACCTGCGCTCGGCGCCGCCGAGGCGGCTGTCCGGCAGTGGCTATCTCGACGGCCACTCCGCGGGCGAGCGCGCCAACCTCAACACCACCGGAATCACCGGACGGCGCCGCGCGCTGCCCGTGCGCTGA